A DNA window from Phyllostomus discolor isolate MPI-MPIP mPhyDis1 chromosome X, mPhyDis1.pri.v3, whole genome shotgun sequence contains the following coding sequences:
- the LOC118498402 gene encoding cancer/testis antigen 1-like gives MGRSSMRESSLAKRSLGSPGPGGRNRALSLDLQKGPFAQAPWRPCVGLRGKGWNFLRRPQSILRGLRGSAIRFKSSSEGNREVAAAMEAADEDAGGTAGAGSSLGGPEDQCGTGGPNSRGLPSVLEGHGGLGDPSGSGDVDTQSGPCSPADRGGCGTPNGQGAPHSPPCQGDPGDEETMGSAAIGARNVQRAARASGPASVSVGPGNRKMTFKLTVPFRCPLEAEIARRSMDQEEQGQLRAVGKEFKVKGSVLAVRWTAEDPGLLRVSVNAFLGKLSVVMGNIQRIWPLFPPGLSQERGSGA, from the exons ATGGGGCGGAGCTCCATGAGGGAGTCCTCATTGGCTAAGCGGTCTCTGGGGTCTCCGGGACCAGGTGGCAGGAACCGGGCGCTCTCCCTGGACCTCCAAAAGGGGCCGTTTGCGCAGGCGCCTTGGAGACCCTGCGTTGGACTGCGTGGGAAGGGGTGGAACTTCCTGAGAAGGCCTCAGTCCATCCTCCGCGGGCTGAGAGGGTCGGCCATCAGGTTTAAGTCGAGCTCTGAGGGCAACCGGGAGGTTGCAGCAGCCATGGAGGCTGCAGACGAAGATGCAGGTGGTACGGCTGGTGCAGGGAGTAGCCTCGGCGGCCCTGAAGACCAGTGTGGCACCGGAGGCCCTAACAGCCGTGGTCTCCCCAGCGTTCTGGAAGGTCACGGTGGTCTTGGCGACCCTAGTGGCTCTGGTGATGTGGACACCCAGAGCGGCCCTTGCAGCCCTGCTGACCGGGGTGGCTGTGGCACTCCTAATGGCCAGGGtgctccccacagccccccttGCCAGGGTGACCCTGGAGACGAGGAAACGATGGGATCAGCAGCCATTGGTGCTCGCAATGTCCAAAGGGCTGCACGAGCCTCAGGGCCAGCATCAGTGTCTGTAGGACCAGGAAACCGGAAGATGACCTT CAAGCTCACTGTGCCTTTCCGGTGCCCCCTGGAGGCAGAGATAGCCCGCAGGTCCATGGACCAAGAGGAGCAAGGCCAGCTGCGGGCGGTTGGGAAGGAGTTCAAAGTGAAGGGCAGCGTCCTGGCTGT CCGATGGACTGCAGAAGACCCTGGTCTCCTCCGAGTGTCCGTCAACGCCTTCCTGGGAAAGCTTTCCGTGGTGATGGGGAACATCCAGCGCATTTGGCCTCTTTTTCCACCAGGTCTCAGCCAGGAAAGGGGGTCTGGGGCCTAA